The Poriferisphaera corsica DNA segment AAACGTCGTAGTGTTTATAGATTTGCCGTATGTATGTGCGGACGGTGTTTTCGGTGAGATTGAGATTGTGTGCAATACGTTTTGGTGTGAGGCCGTCCATTAGAAGCGCAAAAACGGTTTGTAAACGGGGTGGAAGTTGTGCGTGTTGTGGGTCTTCGGTATTGAGTAGATCAAGATTATGAAGCCAATCGATTTCAGAAGTGATGATGTGGTAAATGAGGCATTCACGATCAGTGAAACAGGGTTTAGAAGTGGTTCGATGGATACTGCCACCGGAGACGAGCATGGGGTCGCTCTGAATTGGGTAGATGGAAATGATCGAATCGCCGATATTGGTTTGTGATAGGTATTTCGTACAAAGCTCAGTTGTCTTGAAAATTTCAGGAGGGACAAGATGAGTGCGTTTGCGAGTCCAGTGTTTGCCGGTAGCTGTGTGCGCAGCTATTTGCTGATTGATCTCGCTATTGGGCAGTTCATAGTTGCCTGCGACAAAAGCGGTAAATATGTCTTCGGGCATGTTGTGGATGCATGAGTAAGCATGAGGTGTTTGATTAACTTCAAAGCTCATCACATTCCAAATCCAGTAGTCTGCATCGACAATATTGCAGAGACCTTTCATAAGTGCTTGTTTTTTGTCGCTAATGTTGCCGGCCATAGTGGCAATTTGACTGAGTAGGCGCACAATTGTACGAACGTCCTGATGATGGAGTTGGTCAACGATTGGCGGGGGGGATGTGTTTACAGGCATGTGAGTGATTGTAAACAAAAATGTGGGAGAGATGAAGGGATCGGGGGTTAGCGTTTAGGAGGTTAGCTCACGGAGCTTGCCGGTGTTGACATCGAAAATGAAGCCGCGGATGTTGGTGGCTTTGGTGAGGTATGGATGGGCTTTAAGTTTGGCGAGTTGTGTGCGGATATTTTTGCGGATGTTAGGGAATGCGTGAAACTTGGCAGGTACGCATGGTGCACACTTGTAGTCGTCTGCGAGTTGGGTTTTGAATTTGTCTTCGTTGAACTTGGAGAGAGCGCAATCAGTGTGCCCGATGATGAGGATGTTTTGAACTTCTCGGGTTTCGACGGCAAGGATAAGGGATCTGATGACGTCTTCGGTGACGATGTTGCCGGCATTTCGGATGACGTATGCTTGGCCGTTTTGGAGGCCGAGCGCTTCTTCGATGGGGATTCGGCAATCCATGCAGGTGACAATTGCGGTATTGAGTGGGGGTGTGATTGCTTCTGACGGGGGGATGTTGTGCCGAGAATTTGCGTATGCACGGTTGTTTGCAAGTAGCTGATCAATTGGAGAAAGGACTCGCGGGGTTGATGTGCGAGAATTTTTGACGGGCTTATGCAACAGCTGGCGTGTCATGGCTATATTTTACTGGCGCATGAGTTACGAAACAATTTTGTGGATCATTGTATGGAAGAAATCCACGTTTAATCAGATTGAGGCAGGTTTTGATCCTCGTTTTGAAAATATAAAGAGTCTTTATATTTTGAGGATTTCGGATCGGGTAGTGGTTTGATGTGGAAAATGGGTGGGCGAGTTTTGAGATTTATATCGAAAGCAGGGAGTAAAAAAGCTCAGGTTTTAGGCCTGAGCTTTTGTATACGTTGGCGTGAAAGTGGTTAACACTTCCGGTGGGGATTAGTTGGCGACGATGTTGATGAGGCGTTTGGAGATGACGATGACTTTGCGGATGGTCTTGCCGGCGATGTGTTCGGCGACGTTTTCATCAGCTTTGGCGGCTTCTTCGATAGCTGCGTTGTCAGCGTCTGCGGGGATTGTGATTTTCGCACGGAGCTTACCGTTGACCTGTACGGGCATTTGGATGGTGTCTTCGACAAGCATCGCTTCGTCGTAGGTGGGCCAATCGGCTTTGATAACAGAGTCGGTGTTGCCGAGTTTCTGCCAAAGTTCTTCACTGATATGCGGTGCGAATGGTGCGAGCATGCGGACGATGGCGTCCGCGGCTTCGCGTGGCGTACGGTCGAGTTTGACCAGTTCGTTGTTGAGTTGAATCATGGCAGCGATGGCGACGTTGAAGGCCATACCTTCCATGGAGTCGGTGACGCGTTTGATTGTTTTGTGGATCAGTTTTTTGAGATCTTCGGAGGCAGGATCGTCGGTGATGAGGCATTCGCCGGTTTCTTCGTTGAAGAAGTTACGCCATAGACGCTGGAGGAAACGGTGGACGCCGACGATATCGCGGGTGTTCCAAGGCTTGGATTGATCGAGTGGGCCGAGATACATTTCGTAGAGACGGAGTGTGTCGCAGCCATATTGTTCACACATTTCATCGGGGGCAACAGAGTTCTTGAGCGATTTGCCCATCTTGCCGTATTCGCGATTGACTTCTTCGTTGTTGTGGAAGTACTTGTCGTCTTTTTCGATGACTTCTTCAGCGGGGACATACATGCCACGCTGATCGGTGTATGCGTAGGCTTGGATGTAACCTTGGTTGAAGAGGCGGCCGAAAGGTTCGGGGGTTGAGACGTGGCCGAGGTCGAAGAGGACTTTGTGCCAGAAGCGAGAGTAGAGCAAATGGAGGACGGCGTGTTCAACGCCGCCGACGTAGATGTCGGCGCCGCCGCAAGCTGCTTGACCCGGCTTGCCTTGTGATTGCATCCAGTATTGTTCGATTTCTTCGCTACAGAAACGGTCTTCGTTGTTTGGGTCGAGGTAGCGGAGGTAGTACCAGCATGAGCCGGCCCATTGCGGCATGGTGTTGAATTCACGTTGCCATTTTTGACCATCAAGCTCGACAAACTTCCATGCGTCAGAAGCGTTGCCAAGTGGTGGGCGAGGTGGCGCGTTGGGATCGTCAGATGAGACCGGCTTAAAGTCGTCCATGTGTGGATGTTCGACCGGGAGCATTTCTTCGGGTAATGCGCGGATTTCGCCGGCGTTTGATTCTTCCGCACCGTGAAGGATGGGGAACGGTTCACCCCAGTATCGTTGCCGTGAGAAGAGCCAATCTCGGAGCTTGTAGTTGGTCGTGCCTGAACCGAGTTGACGTTGTTCGAGCCATTGAATGATGGTGTGCTTGGCTTCTTTGACTTCGAGGCCGTTGAGTGTGATTTCTTCGTTTTCAGAATTCAAGCCCACGCCATTGCCGGTCCATGCGGCATCGGCAATGTCATGATCTTCAGGTGAAGAAATGACTTCGATAATGGGCAGCTCGAATTTTTTCGCGAATTCGTAGTCTCGTTCATCATGAGCCGGGACAGCCATGATGGCGCCTGTGCCGTAACCCATCATGACGTAGTCAGCGATCCACACCGGAATCTTTTGGTCATTGACTGGGTTCAGTGCATATGAACCGGTAAAGACGCCAGTTTTTTCTTTGGTGTCGTTTTGACGATCGATGTCGGTTTTTGAGGCAGCTTCTTTTTTATAGGCTTCTACAGCTGTTTTTTGTTCGTCTGTTGCTAAGCGATCAACAAGTGGATGCTCTGGCGCGAGAACCATGTAGGTTGCGCCAAAGAGTGTGTCGGGGCGAGTTGTGAAGACCGTGATTTCTTCGTCAGCTTCTTCTGCTGTGCCGTAAGCGAGCGGGAAGTGGACTTCCGCGCCTTCGGATTTACCAATCCAGTTACGCTGTAGGAGTTTGACGGGCTCGGGCCAATCGACCATATCTAAGTCATTGATAAGGCGTTCACAGTATGCTGTAATGCGGAGCATCCACTGCTTGAGTGGGCGTTTGTAAACGGGATGGTTGCCACGGTCTGACTTACCATCGTTGGTGACTTCTTCGTTGGCGAGCACAGTTCCCAGTGCAGGGCACCAGTTGACGGGCACTTCATCGAGGAACGCGAGGCGATATTCAGCAAGCAGGTTTTGCTGTTGCTCGGCATCAAGTTCGTACCATTTGCGTGTGCCGATCGGATCGCCGCCGATAGCTGCCATGCCACCTTGCATGCCGACGGGGACGAGGTTGCCGTCAAGATCGACTTCGAGTTCGCCTGACTCGAGCTTGCCGATCAGATGAGAGATCGGGCGGGCTTTGCCGGTGGATTCATCGAAATATGAGTTGAAGAGCTGAAGAAAGATCCACTGAGTCCATTTGTAGAATGCAACGTCAGTCGTGGCGACGGAGCGATCCGTGTCATGTCCAAGGCCGAGGATTTTGAGCTGGCGACGGATGTTGTCGATGTTTTTTTCGGTGGTTTCACGCGGATGTACGCCGGTTTCGACAGCGTATTGCTCAGCGGGCAAACCAAAGGCATCAAAGCCCATCGTGTGAAGGACATTGTGTCCGGTGGCACGCTTATACCGGGCGACGATATCGGTGGCGATGTAGCCGAGGGGGTGGCCGACGTGAAGGCCAACACCTGAGGGGTATGGGAACATATCGAGGGCGTAGAACTTCGGCTTTGAAGCGTCGAAATCAGATTCGCCAGGGTTTGGCATTTTGTAGGTCTGGTTCTCTGCCCAGGTCTGCTGCCAACGTGATTCAATGTCGATAAAGTCGTATTTCATGGTGTAACGCCAGTGTGAAACAGGTTGTGGGGCAGGGTGCTCCGAAGAACGCTTGCCGTTGGGTGCCTATGAATAAGACTGCATTTTACTAAATAGTAGGGTATGCTGCCTGTTGGCGCGATCAGGCGCAGATTTGCTGTAATTGTGAGTTGAAAACGCAGGTCAGGCCGCAGCAAGCATAGGGGCGGGGCAATGAATGTGCTCCGCAATACGGCTTCGGCTCTGGTGGTCCTCCGCATGAATCCAGCAGACGTCATTCGTCACATCGCTTGAATATTCTGAAGTGGGCGAAAGCCGTAATTCGATCGGCTGCCAGCGTTTGTTGTGTGTACTGATGATGTGTGCTTGGTAGCCAAGATTCGACAGCAAATCAAAAAGCTCAGCCGCGGAACTGCCCGCTCGCTTGAGACAGCAAGGATTCATTTCAGTGATCAACACCGGGCGATCATGAGTCAACGTGTCGGTGAATCCTCTTAGAGCTTGAGTTTCGTGTCCTTCAATATCCATCTTGATCAATTTGATTGGCTTGTGTTGATCAGTCAGAGATTGAATAAATTCATCACCGCGGATGGTTGCAATTTGTTCGGACTGCGTGAAGGTTTGCTGATCCTGTTCTGAGAGCTCGCTAAGTGTGCTATAGCCCGCATGTGAAGGGACGATCTTCAGCTCGGCTTCACCTGTTGCATTGCTGAAAGCTAGCGCGTGCAATTGTACATTTTCGATCCGATTTTTATGGAGTTGCCTCTGAATGCGCGAGCAGCAGTCGGAGTTAGGTTCGATCGCATAGACGCGTCCGTTGGGGCCGACGAGGTGAGATGATAGCAACGTCAGCATGCCAACATTTGCTCCCACATCAATCATGTGATCACCGGGTTGGATTAGTTTTTTCAGTACTAATTGAACGCCAGCTTCATAGAACTGTCCATGAAAATAGGTATAGCGATCCATCCAGTCGCTGAGATGGCATTCCATAAGATAGCCATGATGCTTGCCTTTAACCCAACGGGTGGGCGCATTTTGCCAGAGGTGTTGCTTTGCGTTGCCGTTGCCCACGACATATTTGAAAAGGCGATCAGAGCCCGGACAATCATTCCGGGTGAATGGCGTGACGAGTGATGCAAGAAATGGCAGCAGCATATGAGCCTCATGGATTGTTGTGTTTCACGACAAAGCAGGCCTAAATACGGGCCTTTCAATCCATACAATCGGTGTAATCGGACTCGATCTTGCTTGAGATTGCAAAAACAAGCATAGAAATGTCGAAAATTTCGTGTACTAATCGTGCAAATGGGGGTTGGATGATGACATTTTTAGAAATTCAACATCAGGCCCAGATACAGCTGTGCGCCATCGAGGCCGTCATTGACATCCGAGGTGCCTGCATTTGAGATGTGAATATAACGAGCGCCGCCCATGATTCTGAGGTTGTCTGTTGTGGGGACTTTAACGGTCCCGCCGAATCCGACGAGGAGCCGAAAGTCGTGATGTGAATCAGATGGAAAGTCGGTGTCAGCAAGTTGAAACCCCGCTCCGCCATCGAAGTAGACGGAGAAGGTGTCGTTGTTATCAATACCAAAGAAGTGCCAGCGAAAGAGCAGATCGAATCCGCCGACAACGCCCGTACCTTCGTAGGGCGTGAAATTATTTTTCACATAGCCAACAAGCGGTTCGAAATTGATCGAGAGACCATCAACGAAGTAGTAGCCAAAGCCAAAATGTCCGGTGTACTCGAAGCCGTGATCTGGATCACCAACGATCGCCGAACCATAAAACTGTGCCGTCCAGGATCCTTCTGCGAACGGGTCGTCAGAACGGTCTCCGTTATCGGCCGGCTTGGCCAGAGCACGTATATAATCCATGCTGAATGGTTTGGTTTCTTGGTTATCGTCCAACCGGAATGATTGAGCATGAACTCCAGAACTAACCAACAACACCGCAAAACAGATGAAAGCGTGTACAAGCTGTGACATTGAAAATAATCTCCAAAGGCACAAATACTAAGCAAGCGAAAATTATTTCACATACCGCATTGTGATGTTCAGTTCTATCGGGCAAATTGTGAAATCAGAATGAGTAAATCATGGGGTGATCACATCAGACTAATTGGTCCACAATTTCCGCGATTATCTGGATTATGCTCCTGTAAAATAAAAATGCAATAGCGGGCGGGAGGGGTTGCTGATTGTGCAAAATCAGGGCACAATAAACATAGTCATTGGCGGCGTGAAAACCTCGATGAAAAAGCTTTTTTTAGCGGTTTTCTTATGTAAATGCCTCGTTTTATCGGGGTGTTTGAACCGATTACACATATATCCAAGATGAAGTGATGACGTGATGGGGACTGTGGGTTGATCACTTTAGCGGGCTTACTGCATACGATGTTGATGTGGTGGCACGTTGATAGTTCTCTGAAATCTCGTTGAAGAACGACTGGAAATTAAGCAATGACAGATGCGAGCATCAAGCAAGAAGGCAAGAAAATTAACCTCATCGACACCTCCATGCGTGACGGGCACCAAAGTCTTTTGGCCACACGTATGAGCACAGAGCAGATCATGCGCGTGCTGCCCCTCGTCGCGCCGATGGGTTATTCAATTCTAGAACTATGGGGCGGAGCCACACTCGACTCCGCGTTACGCTTTACTGGTGACAATCCTTTTGATCGGCTCGAGCAGATGCGCGAAGTCTGTGACGAAGTCGAAAACAAGACCGGCCAGCACATCCAGATCCGTTCACTCTGTCGTGGCCAAAACCTCTTTGGTTACAACCCATATCCCGATAACGTTGTCTGCGAGTTTCTTAAAGAAGCCGTCCGTTCCGGCTCCGACCGTATGCGATGTTTCGACGCACTCAACGATCATCGCAATCTCATCACCGCCATCATGGCCACCAAAACGTTCGACGGTCACGCCGAAGCCGCCATGTCCTACACCGTCTCGCCTGTTCACGACAATGAGCACTTCATTAACTTCGCTCGCCGCTGTATGGATGCCGGTGCCGACTCGCTTGCCATCAAAGATATGGCTGGCCTTCTCCATCCTTCTGATTCTTTCGCACTTGTCGAAGGTCTCAAATCAGAATTTCCGAACACAGAACTTTCGCTTCACTCACACTGCACCTGTGGCCTCGCTATCGCCTCCTACGTCGCAGCTATGATTGCCGGTGTCGATAACCTCGACACAGCCTATGGCCCAATGGCAGGCGGAACCTCACAGCCACCCACCGAGCTTATCGGTTTCTTCGCCAAAGAACTCGGCCTCGAACTTAATGCAGATCTCTCAAATGCACCAGAGATCGACGCCGAGCTTCGCCAGATCCGTAAGGAACTCGAAAAAGTCGACAAAGATCCTGCCCACTTCGGTAACCCTTGGCCAGCCCAGCCGACCGAAGAGATGCGTGCCAAGATCAAGCAAGCCATTGATCATCTCCGCAAGAAGGACCATGATTCCTGCGATAAAGCGATCGAAATCATCGAAGAAATCATGGTCGCGCAAGGATATCCTGCCTCCGATCGTAAACAACTCGAATCACAAATCCCCGGTGGCATGTATTCCAATCTTTACAACCAACTTAAAGAGCAAGGCAAACTTGATCTGCTCGATAAGATCCTCGAAGAAGTTCCCAAAGTTCGTAAGGCCGCCGGCTATCTTCCGCTTGTCACGCCAACCTCACAGATCGTTGGCACCCAAGCTACATTCAACATCATGCAAGGCAAGCCATACGCGTTCGTCAGTGAACCATTCCGCGATGTCATGATGG contains these protein-coding regions:
- a CDS encoding helix-turn-helix transcriptional regulator; the encoded protein is MPVNTSPPPIVDQLHHQDVRTIVRLLSQIATMAGNISDKKQALMKGLCNIVDADYWIWNVMSFEVNQTPHAYSCIHNMPEDIFTAFVAGNYELPNSEINQQIAAHTATGKHWTRKRTHLVPPEIFKTTELCTKYLSQTNIGDSIISIYPIQSDPMLVSGGSIHRTTSKPCFTDRECLIYHIITSEIDWLHNLDLLNTEDPQHAQLPPRLQTVFALLMDGLTPKRIAHNLNLTENTVRTYIRQIYKHYDVSGRIELTKRFTHGDGNHLPL
- a CDS encoding beta-class carbonic anhydrase; its protein translation is MTRQLLHKPVKNSRTSTPRVLSPIDQLLANNRAYANSRHNIPPSEAITPPLNTAIVTCMDCRIPIEEALGLQNGQAYVIRNAGNIVTEDVIRSLILAVETREVQNILIIGHTDCALSKFNEDKFKTQLADDYKCAPCVPAKFHAFPNIRKNIRTQLAKLKAHPYLTKATNIRGFIFDVNTGKLRELTS
- the leuS gene encoding leucine--tRNA ligase; the encoded protein is MKYDFIDIESRWQQTWAENQTYKMPNPGESDFDASKPKFYALDMFPYPSGVGLHVGHPLGYIATDIVARYKRATGHNVLHTMGFDAFGLPAEQYAVETGVHPRETTEKNIDNIRRQLKILGLGHDTDRSVATTDVAFYKWTQWIFLQLFNSYFDESTGKARPISHLIGKLESGELEVDLDGNLVPVGMQGGMAAIGGDPIGTRKWYELDAEQQQNLLAEYRLAFLDEVPVNWCPALGTVLANEEVTNDGKSDRGNHPVYKRPLKQWMLRITAYCERLINDLDMVDWPEPVKLLQRNWIGKSEGAEVHFPLAYGTAEEADEEITVFTTRPDTLFGATYMVLAPEHPLVDRLATDEQKTAVEAYKKEAASKTDIDRQNDTKEKTGVFTGSYALNPVNDQKIPVWIADYVMMGYGTGAIMAVPAHDERDYEFAKKFELPIIEVISSPEDHDIADAAWTGNGVGLNSENEEITLNGLEVKEAKHTIIQWLEQRQLGSGTTNYKLRDWLFSRQRYWGEPFPILHGAEESNAGEIRALPEEMLPVEHPHMDDFKPVSSDDPNAPPRPPLGNASDAWKFVELDGQKWQREFNTMPQWAGSCWYYLRYLDPNNEDRFCSEEIEQYWMQSQGKPGQAACGGADIYVGGVEHAVLHLLYSRFWHKVLFDLGHVSTPEPFGRLFNQGYIQAYAYTDQRGMYVPAEEVIEKDDKYFHNNEEVNREYGKMGKSLKNSVAPDEMCEQYGCDTLRLYEMYLGPLDQSKPWNTRDIVGVHRFLQRLWRNFFNEETGECLITDDPASEDLKKLIHKTIKRVTDSMEGMAFNVAIAAMIQLNNELVKLDRTPREAADAIVRMLAPFAPHISEELWQKLGNTDSVIKADWPTYDEAMLVEDTIQMPVQVNGKLRAKITIPADADNAAIEEAAKADENVAEHIAGKTIRKVIVISKRLINIVAN
- a CDS encoding FkbM family methyltransferase, with amino-acid sequence MLLPFLASLVTPFTRNDCPGSDRLFKYVVGNGNAKQHLWQNAPTRWVKGKHHGYLMECHLSDWMDRYTYFHGQFYEAGVQLVLKKLIQPGDHMIDVGANVGMLTLLSSHLVGPNGRVYAIEPNSDCCSRIQRQLHKNRIENVQLHALAFSNATGEAELKIVPSHAGYSTLSELSEQDQQTFTQSEQIATIRGDEFIQSLTDQHKPIKLIKMDIEGHETQALRGFTDTLTHDRPVLITEMNPCCLKRAGSSAAELFDLLSNLGYQAHIISTHNKRWQPIELRLSPTSEYSSDVTNDVCWIHAEDHQSRSRIAEHIHCPAPMLAAA
- a CDS encoding acyloxyacyl hydrolase, whose product is MSQLVHAFICFAVLLVSSGVHAQSFRLDDNQETKPFSMDYIRALAKPADNGDRSDDPFAEGSWTAQFYGSAIVGDPDHGFEYTGHFGFGYYFVDGLSINFEPLVGYVKNNFTPYEGTGVVGGFDLLFRWHFFGIDNNDTFSVYFDGGAGFQLADTDFPSDSHHDFRLLVGFGGTVKVPTTDNLRIMGGARYIHISNAGTSDVNDGLDGAQLYLGLMLNF
- a CDS encoding oxaloacetate decarboxylase subunit alpha (Converts oxaloacetate to phosphoenolpyruvate using ATP as an energy source), translated to MTDASIKQEGKKINLIDTSMRDGHQSLLATRMSTEQIMRVLPLVAPMGYSILELWGGATLDSALRFTGDNPFDRLEQMREVCDEVENKTGQHIQIRSLCRGQNLFGYNPYPDNVVCEFLKEAVRSGSDRMRCFDALNDHRNLITAIMATKTFDGHAEAAMSYTVSPVHDNEHFINFARRCMDAGADSLAIKDMAGLLHPSDSFALVEGLKSEFPNTELSLHSHCTCGLAIASYVAAMIAGVDNLDTAYGPMAGGTSQPPTELIGFFAKELGLELNADLSNAPEIDAELRQIRKELEKVDKDPAHFGNPWPAQPTEEMRAKIKQAIDHLRKKDHDSCDKAIEIIEEIMVAQGYPASDRKQLESQIPGGMYSNLYNQLKEQGKLDLLDKILEEVPKVRKAAGYLPLVTPTSQIVGTQATFNIMQGKPYAFVSEPFRDVMMGKYGKLPGPVDPDVLEIVSRGEKPQSGRPADFVEDIDLEKIYSQDSDHLIQSQRDLLLMILFPMPAKQFLSKEREAAGA